In Chelonia mydas isolate rCheMyd1 chromosome 10, rCheMyd1.pri.v2, whole genome shotgun sequence, a single window of DNA contains:
- the LFNG gene encoding beta-1,3-N-acetylglucosaminyltransferase lunatic fringe, translating into MLKSCGRKLLWFLVGCTFTCLLVLMADQQKRQVGGLGGAGGRRALRSSASPAPARQPQRQGGEPGSAPREVKSFTDYFSKLSRGRREAQEAGSLAPRREGTPGPALEDITAQDVFIAVKTTKKFHQARLELLLDTWISRNRDLTFIFTDGEDEELKKRTANVINTNCSAAHSRQALSCKMAVEYDKFIESGRKWFCHVDDDNYVNVRTLVKLLSGYPHTQDIYIGKPSLDRPIQATERISENKMHPVHFWFATGGAGFCISRGLALKMSPWASGGHFMSTAEKIRLPDDCTIGYIIESVLGVKLIRSNLFHSHLENLHQVPKTEIHKQVTLSYGMFENKRNSIHMKGAFSADEDPSRFRSIHCLLYPDTPWCPLNVVY; encoded by the exons ATGCTGAAGAGCTGCGGAAGGAAACTGCTCTGGTTCCTGGTCGGGTGCACGTTCACCTGCCTCTTGGTCCTGATGGCGGATCAGCAGAAGCGGCAGGTGGGGGgcctgggaggagcagggggccgGCGGGCTTTGCGGAGCTCGGCgagcccggccccggcccgccAGCCGCAGCGGCAGGGGGGCGAGCCCGGCTCGGCCCCCCGAGAAGTGAAGAGCTTCACCGATTACTTCAGCAAGCTGAGCCGGGGCCGGCGGGAGGCGCAGGAAGCCGGCAGCCTGGCCCCGCGCCGGGAGGGGACCCCCGGGCCGGCCCTGGAGGACATCACGGCCCAAGACGTCTTCATCGCGGTGAAGACCACCAAGAAGTTCCAccaggccaggctggagctgctgctggacaccTGGATCTCCCGGAACAGAGACTTG ACCTTCATCTTCACCGATGGGGAGGATGAGGAACTGAAGAAACGTACAG CCAATGTCATCAACACCAACTGTTCCGCCGCTCACAGCCGCCAGGCTTTGTCTTGCAAGATGGCCGTGGAGTACGACAAGTTCATCGAGTCTGGGAGAAA GTGGTTTTGCCATGTGGATGATGATAACTATGTGAATGTGCGGACCCTGGTGAAGTTGCTGTCTGGCTACCCCCACACACAGGACATCTACATTGGCAAACCTAGTCTGGACCGACCCATTCAAGCCACAGAGAGGATCAGTGAGAACAAGATG catccTGTTCATTTCTGGTTTGCCACTGGGGGAGCAGGTTTCTGTATTAGCCGCGGGCTGGCGCTGAAGATGAGCCCATGGGCGAG TGGGGGTCATTTCATGAGCACTGCAGAGAAGATCCGCCTGCCAGATGACTGCACCATCGGGTACATCATAGAGTCCGTGCTAGGAGTGAAGCTTATCCGGAGTAATCTCTTCCACTCCCACCTGGAGAACCTCCATCAGGTGCCCAAGACAGAGATTCACAAACAG GTGACATTGAGCTATGGCATGTTTGAAAACAAGAGGAATTCCATCCACATGAAGGGAGCTTTCTCCGCTGATGAGGATCCATCCAG GTTCCGCTCCATTCACTGCCTGCTGTACCCCGACACGCCATGGTGCCCCCTGAATGTGGTGTACTAG